A genomic stretch from Sphaerodactylus townsendi isolate TG3544 linkage group LG15, MPM_Stown_v2.3, whole genome shotgun sequence includes:
- the LOC125444883 gene encoding serine protease 27-like produces MGHQKAWNTSRRFAGMALLMLLQAVMDVKPNEAPRVCGKQGSMDRIIGGNDSKKGEWPWQVSIKMNGEHHCGGSLVTDQWIITASHCFKLFSEPSNFSVLLGARKLSDPGPSSITTPVKQIILNPEYEGDLRVGDIALVKLEQPVNFSKRILPICVPDASVDFPPGHQCWVTGWGDPKGRANHRTSDTLQKLEVPIISTEKCNALYHMDSGEPVRARDVKSGMLCAGYAEGGRDACQGDSGGPLACQMDETWLLAGVVSWGEGCAQRNRPGVYTRLTYYQQWIQSHIPELGFTSPGVKGHKPTGNSKNAGNGASAFTLGLASVIVGSIFLAVSSEYIL; encoded by the exons ATGGGACATCAAAAAGCATGGAACACAAGCAGGAGATTCGCTGGTATGGCTCTGCTGATGCTTCTGCAGGCGGTGATGG ATGTCAAGCCGAACGAGGCCCCCAGAG TATGCGGGAAGCAGGGATCTATGGACCGGATCATAGGAGGAAACGATTCCAAGAAGGGAGAATGGCCGTGGCAGGTTAGCATCAAGATGAATGGGGAACACCACTGCGGAGGATCTCTCGTTACAGACCAGTGGATCATCACAGCATCACACTGCTTTAAACT GTTCAGTGAACCATCCAATTTCTCTGTGTTGCTCGGAGCTCGAAAACTCTCCGATCCAGGCCCTTCTTCCATCACGACCCCCGTGAAGCAGATTATCCTCAACCCAGAGTACGAGGGAGATCTGAGGGTCGGGGACATTGCCCTGGTGAAACTGGAGCAGCCGGTGAATTTCTCCAAACGGATCCTCCCCATCTGCGTCCCTGATGCCAGCGTTGACTTCCCCCCGGGTCACCAGTGTTGGGTCACTGGCTGGGGCGACCCCAAAGGAAGAG CGAACCACCGCACCTCTGATACGCTTCAGAAGCTCGAAGTCCCCATCATAAGCACAGAAAAGTGCAATGCCCTCTACCACATGGACTCCGGGGAGCCCGTACGGGCACGGGACGTCAAAAGCGGCATGCTGTGTGCTGGCTATGCCGAAGGGGGGCGCGATGCTTGCCAG GGCGATTCCGGAGGACCGCTGGCCTGCCAGATGGATGAGACTTGGCTCCTCGCAGGCGTGGTGAGCTGGGGAGAAGGATGCGCGCAGAGGAACCGTCCCGGCGTTTACACCCGCCTCACCTACTACCAGCAATGGATACAGAGCCATATACCAGAACTGGGGTTCACGAGCCCAGGGGTCAAAGGTCACAAGCCAACGGGGAATAGCAAAAACGCCGGCAACGGCGCCTCGGCTTTCACTTTGGGTCTTGCTTCTGTGATCGTAGGCTCCATCTTTTTGGCGGTGTCTTCTGAGTATATTCTTTAG